The following are encoded in a window of Lagenorhynchus albirostris chromosome 3, mLagAlb1.1, whole genome shotgun sequence genomic DNA:
- the PRR16 gene encoding protein Largen isoform X2 — protein sequence MPEKVVDQIDTLTSDLQLEDEMTDSSKTDTLNSSSSGTTASSIEKIKVQANAPLIKPPAHPSAILTVLRKPNPPPPPPRLTPVKCEDPQRVVSTVNPVKTNGTLLRNRGFPGAPNKIPNGDVCCKPSSNLDKAPVQPLMHRPEKDRCPQAGPRERVRFNEKVQYHGYCPDCDTRHHIKNREVHSHSEPVHPPGKLPPHGPAQPPPPHLPPFPLENGGLGISHSNSFPPLRPAPVPPPTAPKPQKTILRKSTTTTV from the coding sequence GTGGTTGACCAGATTGATACCCTGACTTCTGACCTACAGCTGGAGGATGAGATGACCGACAGCTCCAAAACGGACACCCTGAATAGTAGCTCAAGTGGGACAACAGCCTCCAGCATAGAGAAGATCAAAGTGCAGGCCAACGCCCCCCTCATTAAACCCCCAGCCCACCCGTCTGCTATCCTCACCGTCCTGAGAAAGCcaaaccctccccctccccctccacggTTGACACCTGTGAAGTGTGAAGACCCGCAAAGAGTGGTGTCCACTGTCAATCCGGTAAAGACCAATGGCACCCTTCTGCGAAACAGAGGCTTCCCAGGGGCACCAAACAAAATTCCAAACGGAGACGTTTGCTGCAAACCCAGCAGTAACTTGGACAAGGCTCCAGTGCAGCCTCTGATGCACAGACCTGAAAAAGACAGGTGCCCCCAAGCAGGGCCTCGGGAGCGAGTTCGGTTTAATGAAAAAGTCCAGTACCATGGCTATTGTCCTGACTGTGACACCCGGCATCACATAAAAAATAGGGAGGTCCACTCACACAGCGAACCTGTCCACCCACCAGGAAAGCTTCCTCCCCATGGCCctgcccagcctcctccccctcacctccctccttTTCCACTAGAAAACGGGGGGCTGGGAATAAGCCACAGTAACAGCTTCCCCCCACTCAGACCTGCACCTGTGCCTCCTCCCACTGCACCAAAACCACAGAAGACGATCTTGAGGAAATCAACCACTACAACAGTGTGA